A window of Kribbella sp. NBC_00382 genomic DNA:
CCCAGGCTCCGGCCCTGACCTGGGGCACCGGGACTTATGTGAGCCCGATCTGCCATCCGTTGTCGACGGCTCTTTATGGGCGATGCGGTCTCGTGGCACGCGCGGACGATGCTCCGTCATGGCGCATTTTCGATGCCCGTAAGCACTCGGCTCAGGCCGCGTACATCAACTGGGCCAGAGCGCAGCCGATCTTCAACGATGTTCTGCTCACCGTTCACTCCGGCTACACCAATCACGTACTTCGCAACGCCTTCAGGCGGAGGTTCCGCATCGACTGTGTGCTTTTCCGTCCTGACCAAGCCGCGGAGTCCCATACCGATGTGCTCAACGACACCTGGCTTCTCGTCACCGACTGGGACAACGACGAGATCGATCCGACCTTCAGCAGGCGGTTGCTGGACGCGAGGTTCACCGTTCTGGTCGACGAGGAATTCGACCTTGCCGACCAGGGCGGTCTGCCGACGCGTGCGGCGGACCGGAAATTGGAGGCCGCGACGCTCGCGCGAACCTCGAATCGAGGGATCCACGTCGGCCAGGCGCGGACCAATCTTCGCGCACTGGCCGGCGATATCGCCACCGAGTACGGCCGCGACGGCTTTGTCCACGTCTGGATCGCACCATGAGCGGCATCCTGCGCCTCGCGAACGAATTCATCGAACGGATGATGAATCCCGCTTATGGTCAAGTCATCAACGACGAGTATTCGATGATGCTCGGAGACCTGTTGGCCGATGGCGAGGACGTAGAACGCCTGCTGTCGGAGGCCCACCGGCTGAGCAGGGTCGACGAACTCTCGGCCTACACGTGGACCTGGTTGCTCACTCTGCCTGGAACAGAGAATCAACTGAGCAAGGAACTTCTCCTCGAATTAGGTCAGCAGTTCCAAGCGCCGGCGTTCCGCGTCGCAGTCATCGATTGCGCCTTGCGCGGCAGTTACCGGCTTGCCGAGGGGGAAGGTCCTCACTTCGATCGCGTCCCGACGCTGGACGAGATCGAGAACCCCTGGCTGGCCCGGTTGGTCCTGTCCACTCTTCCCTCCGTGCCGGACGAGGCCCCAGACGCCGGCGCGGGGACCGTCGATTCAAGCGCCTACCAGGATGCCGAGAACCTTCTCGTTGCCTTGCTGACAGTCGATTGGCAGGACTGCCGACTGGCCGCCGTCGCGCTGCTGAACCACGAATGGGCCGGAAGACGGGAACTACTGAGCTTCTTCCGGAGCCGAACGACCGCCATGGACGAAGAGTCACGCGCGCGGTGGCTACGACTGAGTCCGCCGGAATAACAGAGTCCCGCCGAGGTGATTTGCGGCAGCAATAGTTGGCGGAAGTTCAGATGACCATTGCCGGGCGATCATGAACGTATCCGGTGCAGAATCGTTCGACCAGGACCCGAAGCTCGGCGATGGCCGGCCATCGGGGGAAGTCCTGTCGGCACGCGTGCTGTTCGGCGGCTCTGGTGGAGCCCTTGCGGTCGGCGCCGTGGCGGCGATCTTCGTCGCGGCAGGCTCGGGCGCGTCATGGAGCGAGGGTCTTCGCTGGTCGCTCTACATGATCGCCTCCGGGGTGATCGCCGTCATCGTGGGACTGATCTTCGGGGTGCCACGTGCACGTTCGGAGTTCGTCGCGGGTGCGAGCGAACGGTACTCCTCGAACTCGAACCTCGAGCAGATCTCCGACTGGCTGACCAAGCTTCTGGTGGGCGCGGGGCTCGTACAGCTGGCCAGCGCACCCGGCCGGCTTGCGAAGCTCGGTGACTATCTCGGGAGCGGATTGGAGGTCCCGAGCTCCGCCGCGTACTCCCTCGCAGCCGTGGTCTACGGCGCAGGTGTCGGCTTCACCTGTGGCTACCTCTGGACGCGCCTGCGGATGCGGATCTATCTCGAGGCGGCCGAGGTGCAGGCGGCCTACGCATCGAAGCAACGCGCCCTCGCCAGCATCGTACAAACGCAGAACCAGGTGAACGAACAGTCCGAACCGAGGCGTGACGTGGACCGGGCGGTGCAACGCGCGCTCGAAGCCCGGAAGGCTGTCGGTGGCCGCCGGATCGCCCCGATCCTCTGGGTCGACGACGTGCCGTCGAACAACACCGCCCTGATCGCCGCACTGAACACCCTCGACATCGAAGTCCAGCTCGCCGACTCGACAGCGAAGGCGATGGAGCTGATCGGCCAGCGCAACTACGGCCTGGTGATCTCCGACCTCGGCCGGCAGGAAGGGGATCACTATAACGACCGAGCCGGAATCGATCTCCTCGACCAGATTCGCGCCCGCGACACCACCGTGCCCGTCATCATCTTCGGCACCTACCGCGCCCTCGCCCTCCAAGACGAACTACGAGCGCACGGCGCCACCGCGGTAACCACCCGCGCCAGCGAACTACTAGAACTAGCAACAAAAGCAGTCACCGCGCCCTAGCAGGGGGACCAGATGATGCATCACACGCCGAACGTCGCAGAAGCACAACAGCTCGCCGAACGCATGAAGGCATCGGGAGAGTGCAACTGGTTCCGTGGTCAGACGCGTAACTGGCCGGTGCTGAGCAGCTTGAGCCGGCGCGACGAAGCCCAACACGCTGAGGCATGCGACCGGATGGCTGCTTTCGACCACTGGGTCGATCGCAATCCCGACGTCCGCTCGATGATCCGGACCCGCGATGATCGGATTGCCGTTGCCCAGCACTACGCCCTCCCGACCAACTTCGTCGACTTCACCACAGAGCCGGCTGTTGCCGCTTTCTTCGCCTGCCACGAGCCACCGCTGGAGTGGTCAAGCAGTGACCTGAGCTGCATCATCTGCGTCAATACCGACGATCTGCGCGACGTCTGGGAGACCGTCCGAAACGCCGGAGTGGAGATTCCGCCGTTCGAGGAGATACGAGTCGACGTTCCGGAGCTGTGGCGGCTGCAGGCACAGCGTGGCATCTTCCTCTACTTCCCCTTCGACGAGGGCTTCGAGCGGCACGTCTACGATTTCGACCGGATTTGTTTCCCGAGTCCACAGCCACCGGCCGGCTGCAGCGTCTCCATTCCTGAAGAAGACATCTATCCGACTCAACAGAGCCAGCTCGAGATATCGCTCGACCAGTTCTTCATGCTCGAACGGTTGACCGAAGGGCATCAGGCATTCGAACAGATGCTCAGCGACGGACGATTGAGAAAGATCACCAAGCCCAGCCTGCCTGACGGTCTGGATCCAGACGTTTTCGGGCCGCTCGGCCTCCCGGAACACGAATCATGGTCACCGGCGGCGCTTTCGGGATGGTCGACGCCGGCACCCGAGGCGTTCGTCCCGATCAGTACAGCTCCAGAGTTGGAGGTTTTCGTCCAAGCAGACGCGATGCCGAACGAGCGTCGGCTCAGGCTCGCGGAAAGTCTCACCCAGCAGATCGCGGGGACGACCGGATGCAGAGCCGGCCCGGTGCGCTGGCACCTGTCCGGCGAGGACTTCAAGGAAGGTTCGGGTCGGGTGTCGGAGGCAATGTCTCTCACCTGGGACGGTCTGCGCAGACTGCCATTCGGCGATGACGACCTGGCGCATGCCCTCGCGATGGCCGCCACCTTCGCTCTGGCCGTGCACGACGACCCGCAAGCACGATCCGACCCTGAGCTCGCCGGGCGACTGGCCGCTGTCTGTCTCGGAGCGTCCTCGGTCTTCGAGACCGAGATCGGCATGCTCGACGGCAGCTACACCCGTGGCTGGGCCGCGGCCGATGAGCTGGCCGCGGCGGTTCGGGACGATTTCCCGTCGTTCCTGAACGCCGAGTTCCGGTCCCGGATCGACTCGATCTGGACGATCCTGCAGGTCTCTACGGTTCCTCGACGGACGTTCGTCTTCGAGCGACTCGCGACCGTCTTCGCCCGTCAGATCGTACCGACGCAGATCGTCGCTCGCGGACCGGCGACAGGCAAAGCAAGGCTGTACAACCCAGTCCAAGCCATGAGCCTAGGACGACCCTGACAGCTCAGGCATCGGTGGCAGTGCCCCGCGGCGGCGCCAGTAGGTTGGTTGCCTCGGCGCGTTGGGTGTTGGTCAGGGCGGGATTGGTTGACGTCAAGGCTCTTTGGAGTGCGTCTTCTGCCTGGTGGGGTTGGCCGCGGCCGGTGAGGATCTTTGCTCGGCGCAGGTGGGCCCAGGCATTCTCCGGCGTGGCGCTGAGAGCAGAGGCGAGTTCCCGGTCTGCTTCCTCGGATCTGCCAAGTGCTTCGAGCGCGAGAGCACGCGCCGATCGTGCGTATGCCTCAGTGAGCAGGTCCGGCCCCAGCCCCAGGAGAAAGTCCAGATCTGCGAGAGCCTCCCGCGGCTGTCCCAGGTCGGCCAGTAACTGCCCACGGCCGTTCAAGGCGGCGAACGACAGCGGGTCGATCGTCAGCGCCCGGGTGAACGCCTCGATCGCCTGAGCCGGCTCGCCAGCGTACCAGAGTGTGCTGGCGAGTTGCTGTGCCGCGTCCAGATTGCTCGGGTCGAGCGCTACCGCCTCCTCCAGCTCCGCCTTGGCTTCGGCCAGTCGTTCCTGGTCCAACAGCAACCCGCCGCGAGCCGTCAGGACTCGAGCCAGCGCATGGTCGTCATGGATCACGCGCAGGCGGTTGCCGGCGTCGAGATAGATCTCCAAGGCTCGCTCGACGC
This region includes:
- a CDS encoding FRG domain-containing protein, whose amino-acid sequence is MMHHTPNVAEAQQLAERMKASGECNWFRGQTRNWPVLSSLSRRDEAQHAEACDRMAAFDHWVDRNPDVRSMIRTRDDRIAVAQHYALPTNFVDFTTEPAVAAFFACHEPPLEWSSSDLSCIICVNTDDLRDVWETVRNAGVEIPPFEEIRVDVPELWRLQAQRGIFLYFPFDEGFERHVYDFDRICFPSPQPPAGCSVSIPEEDIYPTQQSQLEISLDQFFMLERLTEGHQAFEQMLSDGRLRKITKPSLPDGLDPDVFGPLGLPEHESWSPAALSGWSTPAPEAFVPISTAPELEVFVQADAMPNERRLRLAESLTQQIAGTTGCRAGPVRWHLSGEDFKEGSGRVSEAMSLTWDGLRRLPFGDDDLAHALAMAATFALAVHDDPQARSDPELAGRLAAVCLGASSVFETEIGMLDGSYTRGWAAADELAAAVRDDFPSFLNAEFRSRIDSIWTILQVSTVPRRTFVFERLATVFARQIVPTQIVARGPATGKARLYNPVQAMSLGRP
- a CDS encoding response regulator, which translates into the protein MNVSGAESFDQDPKLGDGRPSGEVLSARVLFGGSGGALAVGAVAAIFVAAGSGASWSEGLRWSLYMIASGVIAVIVGLIFGVPRARSEFVAGASERYSSNSNLEQISDWLTKLLVGAGLVQLASAPGRLAKLGDYLGSGLEVPSSAAYSLAAVVYGAGVGFTCGYLWTRLRMRIYLEAAEVQAAYASKQRALASIVQTQNQVNEQSEPRRDVDRAVQRALEARKAVGGRRIAPILWVDDVPSNNTALIAALNTLDIEVQLADSTAKAMELIGQRNYGLVISDLGRQEGDHYNDRAGIDLLDQIRARDTTVPVIIFGTYRALALQDELRAHGATAVTTRASELLELATKAVTAP